From Procambarus clarkii isolate CNS0578487 chromosome 65, FALCON_Pclarkii_2.0, whole genome shotgun sequence, one genomic window encodes:
- the LOC138355039 gene encoding uncharacterized protein produces the protein MEPGAKETATVGTGGITTEAGGTIESEIGSEKESEAFLPTMEEEGEEPVVPSLPSVNTLGPSLPPVNTLGPSLPPVNTLGPSLPPVNTLGPSLPPVNTLGPSLPPVNTLGPSLPLVNTLGPSLPPVNTLGPSLPPVNTLGPSLPPVNTLGPSLSPVNTLGPSLPPVNTLGPSLPPVNTLGPSLSPVNTLGPSLPPVNTLGPSLPPVNTLGPSLPLVNTQGPSLPPVNTLGPSLPLVNTLGPSLPPVNTLGPSLPPVNTLGPSLSPVNTLGPSLPPVNTLGPSLPPVNTLGPSLPLVNTQGPSLPPVNTLGPSLPPVNTLGPSLPPVNTLGPSLPPVNTLGPSLPPVNTLGPSLPPVNTLGPSLPPVNTLGPSLPPVNTLGPSLPPVNTLGPSLPPVNTLGPSLPPVNTLAPSLPPVNTLGPSLPPVNTLGPSLPPVNTLGPSLPPVNTLGPSLPTVNTLGPLPATGEHPRPLPTTGEHTGPPPCHR, from the coding sequence TGGTCCCCTCCCTACCATCGGTGAACACCCTGGGCCCCTCCCTGCCACCGGTGAACACCCTAGGCCCCTCCCTACCACCGGTGAACACCCTAGGCCCCTCCCTGCCACCGGTGAACACCCTAGGCCCCTCCCTACCACCGGTGAACACCCTAGGCCCCTCCCTGCCACCGGTGAACACCCTAGGCCCCTCCCTGCCACTGGTGAATACCCTAGGCCCCTCCCTGCCACCGGTGAACACCCTAGGCCCCTCCCTGCCACCGGTGAACACCCTAGGCCCCTCCCTGCCACCGGTGAACACACTAGGCCCCTCCCTGTCACCGGTGAACACCCTAGGCCCCTCCCTACCACCGGTGAACACCCTAGGCCCCTCCCTGCCACCGGTGAACACACTAGGCCCCTCCCTGTCACCGGTGAACACCCTAGGCCCCTCCCTACCACCGGTGAACACCCTAGGCCCCTCCCTACCACCGGTGAACACCCTAGGCCCCTCCCTGCCACTGGTGAACACCCAAGGCCCCTCCCTACCACCGGTGAACACCCTAGGCCCCTCCCTGCCACTGGTGAATACCCTAGGCCCCTCCCTGCCACCGGTGAACACCCTAGGCCCCTCCCTGCCACCGGTGAACACACTAGGCCCCTCCCTGTCACCGGTGAACACCCTAGGCCCCTCCCTACCACCGGTGAACACCCTAGGCCCCTCCCTGCCACCGGTGAACACCCTAGGCCCCTCCCTGCCACTGGTGAACACCCAAGGCCCCTCCCTACCACCGGTGAACACCCTAGGCCCCTCCCTACCACCGGTGAACACCCTGGGCCCGTCCCTGCCACCGGTGAACACCCTGGGCCCCTCCCTGCCACCGGTGAACACCCTGGGCCCCTCCCTGCCACCGGTGAACACCCTGGGCCCCTCCCTGCCACCGGTGAACACCCTGGGCCCCTCCCTGCCACCGGTGAACACCCTGGGCCCCTCCCTGCCACCGGTGAACACCCTAGGCCCCTCCCTACCACCGGTGAACACACTGGGCCCCTCCCTGCCACCGGTGAACACACTGGGCCCCTCCCTACCACCGGTGAACACCCTGGCCCCCTCCCTGCCACCGGTGAACACCCTGGGGCCCTCCCTGCCACCGGTGAACACCCTGGGCCCCTCCCTGCCACCGGTGAACACCCTGGGCCCCTCCCTGCCACCGGTGAACACCCTGGGCCCCTCCCTGCCAACGGTGAACACCCTGGGGCCCCTCCCTGCCACCGGTGAACACCCTAGGCCCCTCCCTACCACCGGTGAACACACTGGGCCCCCTCCCTGCCACCGGTGA